The proteins below are encoded in one region of Helianthus annuus cultivar XRQ/B chromosome 2, HanXRQr2.0-SUNRISE, whole genome shotgun sequence:
- the LOC110919734 gene encoding uncharacterized protein LOC110919734, which translates to MADDIPPLFILFDISEDDESFSSDSSLLFFQNLIKEAAALEDTGTSRKRKYVLRDREKGHKTIMADYFVEEPKFNEEVFRYRFRMSKRLFLKIVSDVQAINSWFQEGVDARMKKCFTPMQKVTSAIKQLAIGNPPYENDEYLNMAERTSRDCLDNFFQTCGYYLTDGIYPTWSVFVKSFTYPHIVKEKKFNRQHEAARKDIERAFGVLKAKWGVLNRPMRAMSLKKIRNVVYACIIMHNMILKDDEDAIAPVHIQDPPVEPVFEDTVYNELINEDTHYRLKYHLVEHLGEQDLPHLLADSDDE; encoded by the exons ATGGCGGATGACATACCACCGCTATTCATTCTATTTGATATTAGTGAAGACGATGAATCTTTCTCAAGTGATAGTAGTTTACTTTTTTTCCAAAATCTTATTAAGGAGGCCGCCGCACTGGAAGACACGGGTACTTCTAGAAAAAGGAAATATGTCCTTCGAGATCGAGAGAAAGGTCACAAAACCATTATGGCAGATTATTTTGTCGAGGAGCCCAAATTCAACGAAGAGGTTTTTCGTTATAGGTTTCGTATGTCGAAAAGGTTGTTTTTAAAAATTGTGAGTGATGTGCAAGCGATTAACTCGTGGTTTCAAGAAGGCGTGGATGCGAGAATGAAGAAGTGTTTTACACCGATGCAAAAAGTTACTTCGGCGATTAAGCAACTTGCAATCGGTAACCCTCCATATGAGAACGATGAGTATTTAAATATGGCCGAAAGGACTTCCCGTGACTGTCTAGATAATTTTTTCCAAACG TGTGGATACTATCTTACCGATGGAATCTACCCTActtggtccgtgtttgtgaaatcATTTACGTATCCTCACATTGTGAAAGAAAAGAAGTTCAATAGGCAACACGAGGCGGCAAGAAAAGACattgaacgggcttttggtgttttaaaggcaAAATGGGGTGTACTTAATCGACCGATGCGTGCTATGAGTTTAAAAAAGATTAGGAATGTCGTATATGCGTGCATTATTATGCATAACATGATTCTAAAAGACGATGAAGACGCAATTGCACCGGTACATATTCAGGATCCTCCAGTCGAGCCTGTTTTCGAAGACACTGTTTATAATGAGCTCATTAATGAAGATACGCATTATAGACTAAAATATCATCTTGTGGAGCATCTTGGAGAACAAGATTTACCCCACCTTTTAGCGGATTCCGACGACGAATAG
- the LOC110916346 gene encoding uncharacterized protein LOC110916346, whose amino-acid sequence MNPQRHNNLSTKLTLCKILAVTAFVIYIIIVYHNSESHICKLPVDRTLNKAATFISSPSPSPLSLPSPSPPPPTSTNVSQLVFCISGSVKAWGNRRSYIREWWRPNITRGYIFFDKEPTVDILPWAYDNLPPYRVSENTTNLEVYSRHVKPDVIRIVRTILETFREGDMDVRWYIIGDDDTIFFLDNMVQLLGRYDHTKYFYIGGISECIKSNFDFSFEMAFGGAGFALSYPLVEALVANLDQCIGTYPFYFVSDQILSACIADLGVSLTSEKGFHQIDLVDDISGFLSAHPHAPLISLHHLDIVSPIFPTMDKHKSLRHLMTAAKVDQTRLLQQTVCYHKQNYWTFSIAWGYSAYIYEQLIPRSILRRPFETFTPWSLIRKPPDYMFNTRLVTNNSCETPHIFYFHSITKVNSNNDSDSDSNSNSNTCSPHNSADHISKIQVYTPATKLNFVEHRGECCDVLNIDDKNTVEIRIRDCKKTEIIIV is encoded by the exons ATGAACCCACAACGGCATAATAATTTATCAACAAAATTAACTCTATGCAAGATTTTAGCCGTTACAGCCTTTGTTATATACATTATCATCGTGTATCATAATTCTGAATCTCACATCTGCAAATTACCAGTCGATCGAACATTGAATAAAGCTGCTACCTTTATATCTTCACCTTCACCGTCGCCTTTGTCGTTGCCATCGCCATCACCGCCTCCTCCTACATCAACAAATGTTAGCCAGCTGGTATTTTGTATCTCAGGATCGGTTAAGGCGTGGGGCAACCGTAGGTCGTATATCAGAGAATGGTGGAGGCCGAATATCACGCGCGGGTATATCTTTTTTGATAAAGAACCCACGGTGGATATTTTACCATGGGCTTATGATAATCTCCCTCCCTATCGCGTGTCTGAGAACACCACAAATCTTGAGGTGTACTCGAGACACGTGAAGCCTGACGTTATCAGGATCGTGAGGACAATCCTGGAAACGTTTAGGGAGGGAGATATGGATGTTAGATGGTATATTATTGGAGATGATGATACCATTTTTTTCTTGGATAATATGGTGCAACTTTTAGGGAGGTATGATCACACCAAATATTTCTATATTGGTGGGATATCCGAATGCATTAAGTCGAATTTCGACTTCTCGTTCGAGATGGCGTTTGGTGGCGCAGGGTTCGCGCTAAGTTACCCGTTGGTGGAGGCTTTGGTCGCGAATCTTGATCAATGCATTGGGACTTACCCCTTTTATTTTGTTAGCGATCAGATTTTGAGTGCTTGCATTGCTGATCTTGGTGTTTCTCTTACGTCTGAAAAGGGGTTTCATCAG ATTGATCTAGTGGATGACATTTCCGGATTCTTATCGGCTCACCCACACGCACCGTTGATCTCCCTCCACCACCTCGACATCGTCTCTCCAATATTCCCCACCATGGACAAACATAAGTCTCTTAGACATCTCATGACTGCAGCTAAAGTCGATCAGACACGCCTTCTCCAACAAACCGTTTGCTACCACAAGCAAAATTATTGGACATTTTCGATAGCTTGGGGCTACTCGGCTTACATTTATGAGCAGTTGATCCCTCGAAGCATTCTTAGAAGACCTTTTGAGACGTTTACTCCATGGAGCTTGATACGAAAACCACCAGATTATATGTTCAACACACGATTAGTTACCAACAATTCATGTGAAACTCCCCATATTTTCTACTTCCATTCCATAACCAAAGTCAATAGTAATAACGATAGTGATAGtgatagtaatagtaatagcaaca CTTGTTCTCCACATAATTCGGCGGATCATATTTCAAAGATTCAAGTTTACACTCCGGCAACAAAATTAAACTTT GTTGAACATAGAGGGGAATGTTGTGATGTATTAAATATTGATGACAAGAACACGGTAGAAATCAGGATAAgggattgcaagaagactgagaTCATAATAGTTTAG